Part of the Aquimarina sp. TRL1 genome, TTCTCGCATGTTGTAATACTGATCTTTAATCACAGCTGTAACAGTAGCTGCTCCGTGTTTTTTGTTAAGCGTTTCAACAACGTCCTCTATTGTTTTTTTTCGCGCTTCGAATTTAGTTTTGTCGTGATCTCTTATGATGTAGTGTAGGGTAGTTTCTTCAACTTTTCCCGAAGTTTGGTATAGATGAAAAAAGCCTTCTCTGCCACTGGTGTGCTCGGGAGTTTCCAGCTTCGGTAATGAATTGATGAACTCCTGTGCAATATACATGCTGTTAATCATTTTTCCTTTGGCATAGCCAGGGTGGACAATTTTACCTTTGATAGTAATGACGGCTCCTGCAGCATTGAAATTCTCGTATTCCAATTCTCCGATTTGACTTCCGTCCATTGTGTATGCCCAGGAAGCGTTGAATTTTTCGACATCAAATTTATGTGCGCCTCTTCCGATTTCTTCATCAGGAGTAAATCCGATTCGTATTGTTCCGTGTTTGATCTCAGGATGTTGAATCAGGTATTCCATAGCCGTGATAATTTCTGTAATTCCGGCTTTGTCATCTGCTCCTAATAAAGTTGTTCCATCCGTAGTGATCAATGTTTGTCCTACATATTGTTTCAGATCTTCGAAATAATCAGGAGAGAGAACAATGTTGTTCTCTTTGTTTAATAAAATGTCTTTTCCGTCATAATTCTCTACAATTTGTGGGTTTACATTAGCACCTGTAAAATCAGGAGAAGTGTCAAAATGAGAAATAAACCCTATGGTAGGAACTTCATGAGATACATTGGATGGTAGTGTAGCCATGATATATGCATTTTCGTCAATAGAGACATCTTCTAGTCCGATATCTTTTAATTCCTGAACGAGTTGGTTGGCTAAATCCCATTGTTTTTCTGTACTGGGAGTAGTGTCACTGTTAGGATCACTTTCTGTATCTACTGTAACATAACTGATAAAACGCTGGGTGATATGTGATTTGGAAATCATATGTGTATAATAATATGGTATTGAACTCCAAAAATAAAATTATGTTTAGACTTTACCTGACATAAGTGAAGAATTATAATGAGAAGTTGTCTTTTTAATAGAATAATAGCTAAAAAAAAGCCCGAAAAAGAATGCTTATGAGAATCGTGTCATAATTTTTTTAGCTATAGCAACAAAGAATAAAGCTAACGGGTATGTAATTATAAATTTGTAAAAAAATAAAGAAACCCAGTTTTGAAATAGCTCCTGTTGAAGTAAAGGAGTTTTGATGATGGTAATGATCGCATTTATAGCACAAAGAGGAGAGGCTACAAGTAAAACAAATAGTAAGTTTTTTGAATAACTTCTAAAAACATTCATAATCCGGTTCATAGGTGCTTGAAGATTGTAGTTTTTGTGCTAATGGTTGATGGTGTTCGGGAGAAGTAGTCTAATGATTAAGCCCTTCCTGAGATTGAGATATCATCAGAAGGTAGTAGTCTTCAGATGTTGTTTTTTTGTGACAATTTTTTTAATAAAATCAGCTTGTTTCAGAAGTAAGTTCCTGACTTTTTTGAACCAGGAAGGAAAAATATTTTTCCTTCCTGATTTGGGTGATGCTGGACAATTATTGAGGCTATTTATTTTTGACTTGCCTGTAAGAAAGAAGCGGAGTCCTCAAAAAAGCGATACGTTGCTATTTTTCCATTTTCTACCTCACACATGAGTACCCAGTCACTTTTGAATAATTTATCGGTAGCCTTTACTTTATGAATAAAACTACCCTGAGCAAAAGCGATAGCATCTTCACTAATAATGTGGTGTATCTGGAAATCTTTTGTTTCAAAGGTGCTAGCAAGAATGTGTAAGAATTTTTGAACTCCTTTATGACCAGTGAATGTTCCATAGAGGTCGGCGCCTTTTATTCCGTTTTCATTGATAGAGATGATTTTTGCATCTTTGGCAAAGTCAGAAAGAATACCGTCTTCATCTCCATGGCTAAAATGTGTAAAAAATGAATTGATAACTTCCTTGCTGGAACGCTGAGGTTTTGGATTGGATTGTGCAACTACCGTATAGCTGATCAAAGAGAGTAAAAAGATTAAT contains:
- the pepT gene encoding peptidase T; the protein is MISKSHITQRFISYVTVDTESDPNSDTTPSTEKQWDLANQLVQELKDIGLEDVSIDENAYIMATLPSNVSHEVPTIGFISHFDTSPDFTGANVNPQIVENYDGKDILLNKENNIVLSPDYFEDLKQYVGQTLITTDGTTLLGADDKAGITEIITAMEYLIQHPEIKHGTIRIGFTPDEEIGRGAHKFDVEKFNASWAYTMDGSQIGELEYENFNAAGAVITIKGKIVHPGYAKGKMINSMYIAQEFINSLPKLETPEHTSGREGFFHLYQTSGKVEETTLHYIIRDHDKTKFEARKKTIEDVVETLNKKHGAATVTAVIKDQYYNMREKVEPVMHIVDIAEEAMKSLDITPIIKPIRGGTDGSQLSFMGLPCPNIFAGGHNFHGRYEYVPVESMIKAVAVIVKIAEITATKNS
- a CDS encoding nuclear transport factor 2 family protein, with the translated sequence MKILIFLLSLISYTVVAQSNPKPQRSSKEVINSFFTHFSHGDEDGILSDFAKDAKIISINENGIKGADLYGTFTGHKGVQKFLHILASTFETKDFQIHHIISEDAIAFAQGSFIHKVKATDKLFKSDWVLMCEVENGKIATYRFFEDSASFLQASQK